Part of the Crossiella cryophila genome, CGCCGACCTGGCGGTCAACTTCCACACCGTGAACAAGGCCTACGACCTGCTCCGGCGGGAAGGGGTGATCCGGATCAACCGCAAGAGCGGCGCGGTGGTGCGCCGCGACGCCGGTTCCGGGCCGCCGGAGCCGGGATTCACCGAGGACTGGCAGCCGCGACTGCGCACGCTGCTGGCCGAGGCCGCGGTGCAGGGAGTCGGGGCCGATGAGGTGCTGCGGCGGTGTGGCGAGGTGCTCGCCACGTTCCGCACTGGGGAGGAGAACGACACGTGACCATGACTGTGCTGCTCGACCTGCTGGTGATCGCACTGGTCACCGCGGTGGCCTGGGCCGGGCCGCTGCTGGCCCGGCCGACCCTGCCCTTCGGGGTCAGGGTGCCGGCCGCCCGCGCCGAGGACCCGGCGATCCTGGAACACCGCACCCGCCATGGCCACCGGGTGCTGGCCCTCGGCGCGATCGCCGCGGTCAGCCTGCTCGGCTGGTGGCTGTGGACCGGCTGGGTGCCGGGCCCGGAACTGATCCTGCTGCCGATGCTGGGTGCGGGTATCGCCTGCGGTCTGCTGGCCGCGCGGGAAGTCCGGAAAACCAAGCGGGACAACGACTTCGACGCGGACACCCGCCGGGTCGCCACCGCCGACCTCGGCCTGCGCACCAACCCGGTCCGCCTGCCCTGGCCCTGGCTGGCGCCCGCGATCCTGCTCACCGGCGCCACCGCCCTGCTGCACAGCCTGACCCCGGGCGCCACCTTCGCGCCGGTGCTCGCCCAGCTGCTGCTGATCGCGCTGGTACTGCTGGTCGCGGCCGGAATCCTGCGCGCCCGCCCGGAAATCGAGCCCGAACGCCCGGTCGGTTCGGCCCGCCGCTACCGCCGGTACCTGCACCGCTTCACCCGGCTGCTGCTGGCCTCGGCAGCCCTGGCCAACCTCACCGTGCTCGCGCATGCCTTGTCGCAGTGGGGAATTCTCCCCGCGGGCGGCTGGTTCACCGCACTCGGCTACCTGCCACTGGCACTGGCGCTGGCCGCCTGGCTGCACTTCAGCATCCGGGTCGGCGAGGCCGGGCACCGCCTGCCGGCCGAACCCGGCGAACAGGCTCCGATGCCAGTGCGCCGCGACGACGACCGGCACTGGCACCTGGCCGGGATGATCTACCTCAACCGCCGCGACCCGGCCGTGCTGGTGCACCGCCGCGCCGGTCTGTTCTGGACGCTCAACCTGGGCCACCCGCTCGCCTGGACCGCCGCCACCGCGGTCCTCGTGCTGGCCGCACTGACCTCCCTCGGCGTGCTCGAACTGCCCAGCCGGAGCTGACCCGGCGAAAAGCCGCGAAACGGTGAAGAACCCCCAATCCGCCCGCTCACCTGCTTAGACTCCCGCGGACCCGCCCCGGCGACCGTGAGGAGAACCGTGCCCCTGTTCCTGACCCGGCTGCTCGCCCGGCTCGCCTTCCTCAGCAGCTGGGCGACCCCGGCCGCGGTGGTGCTGTTCGTGTTCTGCACCAGCTGGCCGCTGATGGCCCTGGCCGAACCCGCGGACAACGACCTGGTGCGACCGGGCAACTACTGGTGGTACTTCGTGGTCACCGCCGCCACCGTGGGCTACGGCGACCTGTACCCGACCTCGGACTGGGGCCATGTGGTCGGGGTGTACGTGATCATCGGCGGGATCGTGGCGCTGACCACGGTGTTCACCAAACTCGCCACGGTGCTGGAACAGGCGAAGGGACGGCGCATGCTGGGCTCCAACACGGTGGACGCCACCGGCCACATCGTGCTGCTCGGCTACGAGCCGGGCCGCACCGAACGTTTCGTGGACCGCCTGCGCGCCGAGGGCGCCGACCGGGTGGTGCTGTGCGCCCCGGAGGAGGTCGGCACCCACCCGATGCCCAGCCCCGAGATCGACTTCGTCCGCGGCCAGCTCACCGACGAATCCGTGCTGCGCCGCGCCGCCGTACCCAAGGCCGCCGCCGTGCTCATCGACGCCCACGACGACAACGAGGCCCTGGCCATCGCGGTCGCCGTCGACCACCTGGGTTCACCCGCGCACATCGTGGTCGCCCTGCGCGACACCGACCGCACCAGCCTGATGCACTACGTCGACAAGAACATCCACTGCGTGCCCTGGCACATGCCCCGGATGATCTCCGAGGAGCTGACCTCGCCGGGGATCGCGGAGGTGTACACGGAGCTGATGGCGCACGGCGGCGCGAACACGTATTCGTTGCGGATCCCGGAATCGCTGGGGGCGGTGTCCATTGAGGACTGTCAGTTGGCGTTGGGGCGCAAGCACGGGGTGACGGTGCTGGCGGTGCGGGACGGGGCGGGGGCGCTGGTGGTGAATCCGAGCTGGCAGAGTGAGGCTGCGGCGGGGTCGGTGTTGTATTACGTGAGTCCGCGGCGGTTGTCGGATCGGCAGGTCGAGGACGCGCTGCGGGGTTGATCGTTTCTGGCTGCGGCTGGGAGTGGGGTTCGATTGCCTGGGTTTCTTGAATTTCGCAGTTGCTTCAGTGTTGAGTGAAATCAATCTTCGCTGGTCAAGGGCATGGCCTAGCCTAGAGGCGTGGGTGTGCGGAAGTAGCTTGTGCCCGCCTTGGCGGTACAGTGACCTGGCAAGGAGGGGTACCCATGACGGCGTTGCCGACCGACTACCTGTACCCGCCCCCGGGTGGGTGGACGCTGGCTGACGTACGGGCCCTTCCGGAGAAGTGTCGTGTGGAAGTGCTTGACGGAGCCCTCATCGTGAACCCCAGTCCACTGCCGATCCACCAGCGCATCATGCGCCGACTCGCTGCGGCCCTGGAGCCCGCGTTGTCGCCGGAGTGGCAGCTGGAGGTCGACATCGACGTGCTCCTGGAAGAGGAGCCGCTCGACTACGTCGCCCCAGACATCGTGGTCTTCTCGGCCACCGTCCCGTTGACCACCCGCCCGATTCCCGCGGGCACCGTGTTACTCGCGGTCGAGGTGGTATCCAAGGGGTCTCGTCGTGAGGACCGGGGTTCCAAACCGCTGGCCTACGCCGAGGCCGGAGTCCCGCACTACTGGCGGCTGGAAAGCCAGGCCAGTGGTGCGCTGGCCCCGGTCATGCACACCTACGTCCTGGACGTGGTGACCGGCTCCTACACCGAGACCGGTGCGCACCAAGGCCGGTTGCGCAGCGCGGTGATCGGTCCCGTCGACATCGATCTCGCCGCACTCACCCGCTGACCGCCTACTCCACCACCGTCGCCAGCCCCCGCAACCGCGTCACATCCTGACCCGGCGGCGCGCCGAACATCCGCCGATACTCCCGGCTGAACTGCGAAGCGCTGTCATACCCCACCGAATGCCCCACCGCCGCCACCTCCCCGCCCGCGGTCAGCAACTGCAACCGGGCCTTCTGCAGCCGCAGATGTTTCTGGTACTGCACCGGACTCATCGCGGTCACCGCGCGGAAGTTGCGGTTCAGCGTGGACACGCTCAGCCCGATCGCCTCGGCCAGATCGTCCACCCGCAGCACCTGGTCGAAACGGTGCTGGATCCAGCGGATGGCTTGCGCGATGGTGGTCAGGCGGCTGTCGGCCAGGCCGATCTGCCGGAC contains:
- a CDS encoding GntR family transcriptional regulator, with protein sequence MQLSIDLDSEVPIYQQIRDRIVEAVADGGLAEGSPLPSTRQLGADLAVNFHTVNKAYDLLRREGVIRINRKSGAVVRRDAGSGPPEPGFTEDWQPRLRTLLAEAAVQGVGADEVLRRCGEVLATFRTGEENDT
- a CDS encoding ion channel, producing MPLFLTRLLARLAFLSSWATPAAVVLFVFCTSWPLMALAEPADNDLVRPGNYWWYFVVTAATVGYGDLYPTSDWGHVVGVYVIIGGIVALTTVFTKLATVLEQAKGRRMLGSNTVDATGHIVLLGYEPGRTERFVDRLRAEGADRVVLCAPEEVGTHPMPSPEIDFVRGQLTDESVLRRAAVPKAAAVLIDAHDDNEALAIAVAVDHLGSPAHIVVALRDTDRTSLMHYVDKNIHCVPWHMPRMISEELTSPGIAEVYTELMAHGGANTYSLRIPESLGAVSIEDCQLALGRKHGVTVLAVRDGAGALVVNPSWQSEAAAGSVLYYVSPRRLSDRQVEDALRG
- a CDS encoding Uma2 family endonuclease; its protein translation is MTALPTDYLYPPPGGWTLADVRALPEKCRVEVLDGALIVNPSPLPIHQRIMRRLAAALEPALSPEWQLEVDIDVLLEEEPLDYVAPDIVVFSATVPLTTRPIPAGTVLLAVEVVSKGSRREDRGSKPLAYAEAGVPHYWRLESQASGALAPVMHTYVLDVVTGSYTETGAHQGRLRSAVIGPVDIDLAALTR